A single genomic interval of Peromyscus leucopus breed LL Stock chromosome 7, UCI_PerLeu_2.1, whole genome shotgun sequence harbors:
- the Celsr3 gene encoding cadherin EGF LAG seven-pass G-type receptor 3 isoform X1 produces MAAAASIARIAMRNGLYHRVWGIGAEVEQTIGAAGSHVGASGGGSSVGDAVVGAAKAGAVCQRGSGRGVDGAQRAEAARSDRPRGGGPGRRQGPRRGPERRGGPKARTRAGGGGGRAGRRGVMARRPLWWGLRGPSTPILLLLLLSLFPFSREELGGGGDQGWDPGVATATGPRAQIGSGAVALCPEPPGVWEDGESGLGVREPVFMRLRVGRQSARNGRGTPEQPDAELVVQALGSREQEAAQGPGYLLCWHPEISSCGRTGPLRRGGLPLEALSPGDPVLGNISPQPSDLLAQPDGSRPVSFQRNARRGVRKRVETSRCCGKLWAPRRKGQGERSATFRTEREPLRRDCLPGSLGSDQRENSAPRAVRTAPTPASAPREPRTAPEPAPERMRSRGLFRRRFLFQRPGPRPPGFQTGPEAKQILSKNQGRPRRAANRHPQFPQYNYQTLVPENQAAGTAVLRVVAQDPDPGEAGRLVYSLAALMNSRSLELFSIDPQSGLIRTAAALDRESMERHYLRVTAQDHGSPRLSATTMVAVTVADRNDHAPVFEQAQYRETLRENVEEGYPILQLRATDGDAPPNANLRYRFVGSPAARTEAAAAFEIDPRSGLISTSGRVDREHMESYELVVEASDQGQEPGPRSATVRVHITVLDENDNAPQFSEKRYVAQVREDVRPHTVVLRVTATDQDKDANGLVHYNIISGNSRGHFAIDSLTGEIQVVAPLDFEAEREYALRIRAQDAGRPPLSNNTGLASIQVVDINDHTPIFVSTPFQVSVLENAPLGHSVIHIQAVDADHGENSRLEYSLTGVAPDTPFVINSATGWVSVSGPLDRESVEHYFFGVEARDHGSPPLSASASVTVTVLDVNDNRPEFTMKEYHLRLNEDAAVGTSVVSVTAVDRDANSAISYQITGGNTRNRFAISTQGGVGLVTLALPLDYKQERYFKLVLTASDRALHDHCYVHINITDANTHRPVFQSAHYSVSMNEDRPVGSTVVVISASDDDVGENARITYLLEDNLPQFRIDADSGAITLQAPLDYEDQVTYTLAITARDNGIPQKADTTYVEVMVNDVNDNAPQFVASHYTGLVSEDAPPFTSVLQISATDRDAHANGRVQYTFQNGEDGDGDFTIEPTSGIVRTVRRLDREAVPVYELTAYAVDRGVPPLRTPVSIQVTVQDVNDNAPVFPAEEFEVRVKENSIVGSVVAQITAVDPDEGPNAHIMYQIVEGNIPELFQMDIFSGELTALIDLDYEARQEYVIVVQATSAPLVSRATVHVRLVDQNDNSPVLNNFQILFNNYVSNRSDTFPSGIIGRIPAYDPDVSDHLFYSFERGNELQLLVVNQTSGELRLSRKLDNNRPLVASMLVTVTDGLHSVTAQCVLRVVIITEELLANSLTVRLENMWQERFLSPLLGHFLEGVAAVLATPTEDVFIFNIQNDTDVGGTVLNVSFSALAPRGAGAGAAGPWFSSEELQEQLYVRRAALAARSLLDVLPFDDNVCLREPCENYMKCVSVLRFDSSAPFLASASTLFRPIQPIAGLRCRCPPGFTGDFCETELDLCYSNPCRNGGACARREGGYTCVCRPRFTGEDCELDTEAGRCVPGVCRNGGTCTNAPNGGFRCQCPAGGAFEGPRCEVAARSFPPSSFVMFRGLRQRFHLTLSLSFATVQPSGLLFYNGRLNEKHDFLALELVAGQVRLTYSTGESNTVVSPTVPGGLSDGQWHTVHLRYYNKPRTDALGGAQGPSKDKVAVLSVDDCNVAVALQFGAEIGNYSCAAAGVQTSSKKSLDLTGPLLLGGVPNLPENFPVSHKDFIGCMRDLHIDGRRMDMAAFVANNGTMAGCQAKLHFCASGPCKNSGTCSERWGGFSCDCPVGFGGKDCRLTMAHPYHFYGNGSLSWDFGNDVTVSVPWYLGLAFRTRATKGVLMQVQLGPHSVLLCQLDRGLLSVTLSRASGHAAHLLLDQMTVSDGRWHDLRLELQEEPGGRRGHHIFLVSLDFNLFQDTMAVGGELQSLKVKQLHVGGLPPRSKEEGPQGLVGCIQGIWVGFTPFGSSALPPPSHRVNVEPGCVVSNACASGPCPPHADCKDLWQTFSCTCWPGYYGPGCVDACLLNPCQNQGLCRHLRGAPHGYTCDCASGYFGQHCEHRMDQQCPRGWWGSPTCGPCNCNVHKGFDPNCNKTSGRCHCKEFHYRPRGSDSCLPCDCYPVGSTSRSCAPHSGQCPCRPGALGRQCNSCDSPFAEVTASGCRVLYDACPKSLRSGVWWPQTKFGVLATVPCPRGALGLRGTGAAVRMCDEDQGWLEPDLFNCTSPAFRELSLLLDGLELNKTALDTVEAKKLAQRLREVTGQTDHYFSQDVRVTARLLAYLLAFESHQQGFGLTATQDAHFNENLLWAGSALLAPETGDLWAALGQRAPGGSPGSAGLVRHLEEYAATLARNMELTYLNPVGLVTPNIMLSIDRMEHPSSAPGARRYPRYHSNLFRGQDAWDPHTHVLLPSQSPQPSPSEVLPTSSNTENTTASSVVSPPTPLEPEPEPGLSIVILLVYRTLGGLLPAQFQAERRGARLPQNPVMNSPVVSVAVFHGRSFLRGVLVSPINLEFRLLQTANRSKAICVQWDPPGPADQHGMWTARDCELVHRNGSHARCRCSRTGTFGVLMDASPRERLEGDLELLAVFTHVVLAVSVAALVLTAAVLLSMRSLKSNVRGIHANVAAALGVAELLFLLGIHRTHNQLLCTAVAILLHYFFLSTFAWLLVQGLHLYRMQVEPRNVDRGAMRFYHALGWGGPAVLLGLAVGLDPEGYGNPDFCWISIHEPLIWSFAGPIILVIVMNGTMFLLAARTSCSTGQREAKKTSVLRTLRGSFLLLLLVSASWLFGLLAVNHSVLAFHYLHAGLCGLQGLAILLLFCVLNADARAAWTPACLGKKAAPEETRPAPGTGSGAYNNTALFEESGLIRITLGASTVSSVSSARSGRAQDQDSQRGHSYLRDNVLVRHGSAADHTEHSLQAHAGPTDLDVAMFHRDAGADSDSDSDLSLEEERSLSIPSSESEDNGRTRGRFQRPLRRAAQSERLLAHPKDMDGNDLLTYWPALGECEAAPCALQAWGSERRLGVHTDKDAANNNQPDLALTSGDETSMGRAQRQRKGILKNRLQYPLVSQTRGTPELSWCRAATLGHRAVPAASYGRIYAGGGTGSLSQPASRYSSREQLDLLLRRQLSRERLEEVPVPAPVLHPLSRPGSQEHLDATPVRLEPRDRGSTLPRRQPPRDYPGTMAGRFGSRDALDLGAPREWLSTLPPPRRNRDLDPHHPPLAPSPQRQLSRDPLLPSRPLDSLSRISNSRERLDQVPSRHPSREALGPAPQLLRAREDPASGPNHGPSTEQLDILSSILASFNSSALSSVQSSSTPSGPHTTATPSATASALGPSTPRSATSHSISELSPDSEVPRSEGHS; encoded by the exons ATGGCGGCAGCGGCTTCGATAGCAAGAATTGCCATGCGCAACGGGTTGTACCACCGGGTTTGGGGCATCGGGGCGGAGGTGGAGCAAACCATCGGAGCGGCCGGGAGCCATGTTGGAGCGTCGGGAGGCGGCAGCAGCGTCGGGGATGCTGTGGTGGGGGCGGCAAAAGCCGGGGCTGTATGCCAAAGGGGCTCTGGCCGCGGAGTAGATGGTGCCCAGAGAGCAGAGGCGGCGCGGAGCGACAGGCCGAGGGGCGGAGGGCCGGGGCGGCGGCAGGGGCCCAGGAGGGGGCCAGAGCGGCGGGGCGGGCCCAAGGCCCGGACCCGGGCGGGGGGCGGCGGAGGCCGTGCCGGGAGGCGGGGGGTGATGGCGAGGCGGCCTCTATGGTGGGGTCTCCGGGGACCGTCGACCCCGATACTActgctccttctcctctctttgttcCCTTTTAGCCGGGAGGAGCTGGGGGGCGGCGGGGACCAGGGCTGGGACCCAGGGGTAGCTACTGCTACTGGGCCAAGAGCGCAGATCGGCAGTGGAGCCGTAGCTCTTTGTCCCGAGCCTCCCGGCGTCTGGGAGGATGGAGAGTCTGGCCTGGGAGTCAGGGAGCCTGTCTTCATGAGGCTCCGAGTCGGTAGGCAAAGCGCCCGGAACGGTCGAGGGACTCCTGAGCAACCAGACGCGGAGCTGGTGGTCCAGGCGTTGGGTAGTCGGGAGCAAGAGGCTGCTCAGGGTCCAGGCTATCTGTTATGTTGGCACCCAGAGATCTCCTCTTGTGGGCGGACAGGACCTTTACGAAGAGGTGGTCTGCCGCTCGAGGCTCTGTCCCCAGGGGATCCGGTTCTGGGGAACATCTCTCCCCAACCTTCGGACCTTCTGGCTCAGCCTGATGGCTCCAGGCCAGTGTCCTTCCAGCGTAATGCTAGGAGAGGCGTCCGCAAGAGAGTGGAAACCTCTCGCTGCTGTGGGAAACTGTGGGCGCCACGACGCAAGGGTCAGGGTGAGAGATCCGCGACTTTTCGAACGGAGAGGGAGCCGCTTCGGCGGGACTGCCTCCCTGGCTCTTTGGGATCTGACCAAAGGGAGAATTCAGCACCACGTGCTGTGAGGACAGCTCCGACACCGGCTTCAGCACCCCGCGAGCCTCGGACAGCTCCCGAACCGGCTCCCGAGCGCATGCGCTCCCGCGGTCTCTTCCGCCGCCGTTTCCTCTTTCAGCGCCCTGGGCCGCGCCCTCCAGGGTTCCAAACTGGCCCTGAAGCCAAGCAAATCCTCTCAAAGAACCAGGGTCGTCCCCGTCGTGCCGCAAACCGACACCCGCAGTTTCCTCAATACAACTACCAGACACTGGTACCTGAAAACCAGGCAGCGGGCACAGCGGTGCTGCGCGTGGTAGCGCAGGACCCGGACCCAGGCGAGGCCGGGCGCCTGGTCTACTCGCTGGCGGCGCTCATGAACAGCCGCTCGCTGGAGCTTTTCAGTATTGATCCTCAGAGTGGCCTCATCCGCACGGCGGCCGCCCTGGACCGTGAGAGTATGGAACGCCACTACCTTCGAGTGACCGCACAGGACCACGGCTCACCGCGCCTCTCAGCCACCACCATGGTGGCTGTGACAGTAGCAGACCGCAACGATCACGCGCCAGTGTTTGAGCAAGCCCAGTATCGGGAAACACTTCGTGAGAATGTGGAAGAAGGTTACCCCATCCTGCAGCTGCGTGCCACAGACGGCGATGCGCCACCTAATGCCAACCTGCGCTACCGCTTTGTAGGGTCGCCAGCTGCACGCACGGAGGCGGCTGCCGCTTTCGAGATTGATCCACGTTCGGGCCTTATCAGCACCAGTGGCCGCGTGGACCGGGAACACATGGAAAGCTACGAGCTGGTGGTAGAAGCTAGTGACCAGGGCCAGGAGCCTGGGCCACGTTCAGCCACCGTTCGAGTGCACATAACTGTGCTGGATGAGAATGATAACGCGCCCCAGTTCAGCGAGAAGCGCTATGTGGCACAGGTGCGAGAAGATGTGCGTCCTCACACAGTGGTGCTACGTGTCACGGCCACAGACCAGGACAAGGACGCCAATGGTTTGGTGCACTATAACATCATCAGCGGCAACAGCCGTGGCCATTTTGCCATCGACAGCCTCACAGGTGAGATCCAGGTAGTGGCACCTCTGGActttgaggcagagagagagtacGCTTTGCGAATCCGGGCACAAGATGCAGGCAGGCCACCTCTGTCCAACAACACAGGCCTGGCAAGCATCCAGGTGGTAGACATCAATGACCACACTCCTATCTTTGTGAGCACACCCTTCCAGGTCTCTGTCCTGGAAAATGCTCCCCTGGGTCACTCAGTCATTCACATTCAGGCAGTGGATGCAGATCACGGGGAGAACTCCAGGCTGGAGTATTCTTTAACTGGTGTAGCACCAGACACACCCTTTGTCATAAACAGTGCCACtggctgggtctctgtgagtggTCCCCTGGACCGGGAGTCTGTGGAACACTACTTCTTCGGTGTGGAGGCACGAGACCACGGCTCACCCCCACTCTCTGCTTCAGCCAGTGTCACTGTAACTGTGCTGGATGTCAATGACAATCGGCCTGAATTCACCATGAAAGAGTACCACCTTCGGCTCAATGAAGATGCAGCCGTGGGCACCAGTGTGGTCAGTGTGACTGCAGTAGACCGAGATGCCAACAGTGCCATCAGCTACCAAATCACAGGTGGCAACACCCGGAACCGCTTTGCTATCAGCACCCAAGGTGGCGTGGGCTTGGTGACACTGGCGCTGCCCCTGGATTACAAGCAGGAACGCTACTTCAAGCTGGTGCTTACTGCGTCTGACCGTGCCCTTCATGACCACTGCTATGTGCACATCAACATCACAGATGCCAATACACACAGGCCTGTCTTTCAGAGTGCTCATTACTCAGTGAGCATGAACGAAGATCGGCCAGTGGGTAGCACTGTGGTGGTCATCAGTGCTTCTGATGACGATGTAGGTGAAAATGCTCGTATCACTTATCTTCTGGAAGACAACCTTCCCCAGTTCCGAATAGATGCAGACTCAGGGGCCATCACACTACAAGCTCCACTTGATTACGAGGACCAAGTGACGTATACACTGGCCATTACTGCCCGGGACAATGGTATCCCACAGAAAGCAGACACCACGTATGTGGAGGTAATGGTCAATGATGTAAATGACAATGCCCCACAGTTTGTGGCCTCCCACTATACAGGCTTGGTCTCTGAGGATGCTCCACCTTTCACTAGTGTTCTGCAGATCTCAGCCACTGACCGGGATGCTCATGCCAATGGCCGGGTTCAGTATACTTTCCAGAATGGGGAAGATGGGGATGGGGATTTTACCATTGAGCCCACCTCTGGCATTGTCAGGACCGTGAGGCGGCTGGACCGGGAAGCAGTGCCCGTGTATGAGCTGACTGCCTATGCAGTGGACCGTGGTGTGCCCCCACTTCGGACTCCAGTCAGTATCCAGGTGACCGTACAAGATGTGAATGACAATGCACCTGTCTTCCCAGCTGAGGAGTTCGAAGTGAGGGTGAAGGAGAACAGCATTGTAGGTTCCGTGGTGGCTCAGATCACTGCAGTGGACCCTGATGAAGGCCCCAATGCCCACATAATGTACCAGATTGTGGAAGGGAACATCCCTGAGCTGTTCCAAATGGACATCTTCTCTGGAGAGCTGACAGCACTCATAGACTTGGATTATGAGGCTCGCCAGGAATATGTGATTGTGGTGCAGGCCACCTCTGCTCCTCTGGTCAGCCGGGCCACTGTACATGTGCGCCTAGTTGACCAGAATGACAATAGTCCTGTGCTCAACAACTTCCAGATCCTCTTCAACAACTATGTATCCAACCGTTCTGACACTTTCCCCTCAGGCATCATTGGGCGTATCCCAGCTTATGACCCGGATGTCTCTGACCACCTCTTTTACTCCTTTGAGAGGGGCAATGAGCTGCAGCTTCTAGTGGTCAACCAGACCAGTGGGGAGCTTCGACTCAGCAGAAAGTTGGACAACAACCGCCCACTAGTGGCCTCCATGCTGGTAACCGTAACAG ATGGCCTGCACAGTGTTACAGCACAGTGTGTGCTGCGGGTGGTCATCATCACGGAGGAGTTGCTGGCCAACAGCTTGACAGTGCGCCTGGAGAACATGTGGCAAGAGCGCTTCCTGTCACCGCTGCTGGGCCATTTTCTCGAAGGCGTGGCTGCAGTGCTCGCGACACCTACCGAGGACGTTTTCATCTTCAACATCCAGAACGACACGGACGTGGGGGGCACCGTGCTCAACGTGAGCTTCTCGGCGCTGGCACCTCGTGGGGCTGGGGCAGGCGCTGCAGGGCCCTGGTTCAGCTCCGAGGAGCTGCAGGAGCAACTGTACGTGCGCCGTGCCGCCTTGGCCGCCCGCTCGCTGCTCGACGTGCTGCCCTTTGATGACAACGTGTGCTTGCGCGAGCCCTGCGAGAACTACATGAAATGCGTGTCAGTGCTCCGCTTCGACTCCTCTGCGCCCTTCCTGGCTTCGGCCTCCACGCTCTTCCGACCCATCCAACCCATCGCCGGTCTGCGCTGCCGCTGCCCCCCTGGCTTCACCGGAGACTTCTGCGAGACTGAGCTCGACCTCTGCTACTCCAACCCTTGTCGCAATGGCGGCGCATGTGCGCGGCGCGAGGGAGGCTACACCTGTGTGTGCCGCCCGCGCTTCACCG GGGAAGACTGCGAGCTGGACACTGAAGCTGGACGCTGCGTGCCCGGCGTCTGCCGCAACGGGGGCACCTGCACCAACGCGCCCAATGGCGGCTTTCGCTGTCAGTGCCCCGCGGGCGGCGCTTTCGAGGGCCCGCGCTGTGAGGTGGCCGCACGCTCCTTCCCTCCCAGTTCGTTCGTCATGTTCCGTGGCCTGCGGCAGCGCTTCCACCTCACGCTGTCCCTCTC GTTTGCAACAGTGCAGCCCAGCGGGCTACTCTTCTACAACGGGCGTCTGAATGAGAAGCATGACTTTTTGGCTCTAGAGCTTGTGGCTGGCCAAGTGCGGCTTACATATTCCACGG GTGAATCCAATACAGTGGTTAGCCCCACAGTTCCAGGGGGCCTGAGTGATGGACAGTGGCATACAGTGCATCTGAGATACTACAACAAG CCCCGGACAGATGCCCTAGGGGGTGCTCAGGGCCCCTCGAAGGACAAGGTGGCTGTGTTGAGTGTGGATGACTGCAATGTGGCAGTGGCTCTGCAGTTTGGTGCTGAGATTGGCAACTACTCATGTGCAGCTGCTGGTGTGCAAACGAGCTCCAAGAA GTCCCTGGACCTGACTGGCCCTCTGCTCTTGGGGGGTGTCCCCAACCTTCCCGAGAACTTCCCCGTGTCCCACAAGGACTTCATTGGCTGCATGCGAGACTTGCACATTGATGGCCGCCGAATGGACATGGCAGCCTTTGTTGCAAACAACGGCACTATGGCAG gctgTCAGGCCAAGTTGCACTTTTGTGCCTCGGGCCCCTGCAAGAACAGCGGCACCTGCTCAGAGCGCTGGGGTGGCTTCAGCTGTGACTGTCCTGTGGGCTTTGGTGGCAAAGACTGTCGCCTCA CAATGGCCCATCCCTACCATTTCTACGGCAATGGCTCACTGAGTTGGGACTTTGGAAATGACGTGACTGTGTCTGTGCCATGGTACCTGGGACTAGCATTTCGAACACGGGCAACCAAAGGGGTTTTGATGCAAGTGCAGCTTGGGCCACATAGCGTGCTCCTCTGCCAG CTAGATCGGGGGCTGCTGTCTGTGACACTAAGCAGGGCCTCAGGCCATGCTGCCCACCTCCTGTTGGACCAGATGACTGTCAGTGATGGCCGGTGGCATGATCTTCGGCTGGAGTTGCAGGAGGAGCCAGGTGGCCGAAGGGGCCATCATATCTTTTTGGTTTCACTGGACTTCAACCTCTTCCAG GACACCATGGCTGTGGGAGGTGAGCTGCAGAGCCTGAAAGTAAAGCAACTCCATGTAGGAGGCCTGCCCCCCAGAAGTAAGGAGGAGGGTCCACAGGGTCTGGTTGGCTGTATCCAG GGGATATGGGTTGGCTTTACACCCTTTGGGTCCTCAGCCCTGCCACCTCCCAGCCACAGAGTGAATGTGGAGCCAGGCTGTGTTGTGAGCAACGCCTGTGCATCCGGGCCCTGTCCACCCCATGCTGACTGCAAAGACCTCTGGCAGACCTTTTCCTGCACCTGTTGGCCAG GTTACTACGGCCCAGGGTGTGTGGATGCCTGCCTCCTGAACCCCTGTCAAAACCAGGGATTGTGCCGGCACCTCCGAGGAGCCCCCCACGGCTATACCTGTGACTGTGCAAGTGGCTATTTTGGTCAGCACTGTGAGCACAG GATGGACCAGCAGTGCCCTCGGGGCTGGTGGGGAAGCCCAACCTGCGGTCCCTGCAACTGTAACGTCCACAAGGGCTTTGACCCCAACTGCAACAAGACCAGTGGGCGGTGCCACTGCAAG GAGTTCCACTATCGACCGAGGGGCAGTGACTCATGCCTCCCGTGTGACTGCTACCCTGTGGGCTCCACCTCGCGCTCATGTGCACCCCACAGCGGGCAGTGCCCCTGCCGCCCAGGAGCCCTTGGCCGCCAGTGTAACAGCTGTGACAGCCCCTTCGCAGAGGTGACAGCCAGTGGCTGCCGAG TACTCTACGATGCCTGCCCCAAGTCCCTGAGATCTGGTGTGTGGTGGCCCCAGACGAAGTTTGGTGTTTTGGCCACAGTACCCTGTCCCCGGGGGGCCTTGG GATTGCGGGGTACAG GTGCTGCGGTGCGGATGTGTGACGAGGACCAGGGTTGGTTGGAACCTGACCTCTTCAACTGTACCTCGCCTGCCTTTCGAGAGCTCAGTCTGCTG TTGGATGGCCTAGAGCTGAACAAGACAGCACTGGATACCGTGGAGGCCAAGAAGCTGGCCCAGAGGCTGCGGGAGGTCACCGGCCAGACTGACCACTACTTTAGCCAAGATGTCCGAGTCACTGCCCGCCTGCTGGCCTACCTGCTGGCTTTTGAAAGCCATCAGCAGGGCTTCGGGCTGACAGCCACACAAGATGCCCACTTCAATGAG AATCTGCTGTGGGCCGGCTCTGCACTGCTTGCTCCAGAGACAGGAGACTTGTGGGCAGCCCTGGGACAGCGGGCCCCCGGGGGCTCCCCAGGAAGTGCAGGGCTAGTGCGGCACCTGGAGGAATATGCAGCCACACTTGCAAGGAATATGGAACTGACATACCTAAATCCGGTCGGACTAGTCACACCCAATATCA TGCTCAGCATTGACCGCATGGAGCATCCTAGTTCAGCTCCGGGAGCCCGTCGTTACCCCCGTTACCACAGCAACCTCTTCCGGGGCCAGGATGCCTGGGATCCTCATACACACGTGCTGTTGCCGTCCCAGTCCCCACAGCCATCCCCATCTGAAG TCCTGCCCACAAGCAGCAACACAGAAAACACCACAGCCTCAAGTGTGGTCTCCCCACCAACACCCCtggagccggagccggagcctGGGCTGTCCATTGTCATTCTCCTCGTGTACCGCACCTTGGGAGGGCTTCTCCCTGCCCAGTTCCAGGCTGAGCGCCGGGGCGCCAG GCTCCCCCAGAACCCTGTTATGAACTCCCCGGTGGTCAGCGTGGCTGTTTTCCACGGACGCAGCTTCCTCAGGGGCGTTCTGGTGTCCCCAATCAACCTTGAGTTCCGCCTACTACAGACAGCGAATCGGAGCAAGGCGATCTGTGTGCAGTGGGATCCACCTGGCCC GGCAGACCAGCATGGTATGTGGACGGCAAGGGACTGCGAGCTGGTACACAGGAATGGATCCCATGCACGGTGTCGCTGTAGCCGGACAGGCACGTTTGGAGTCCTTATGGATGCCTCTCCCCGTGAG CGGCTAGAGGGAGACCTGGAGTTGCTGGCGGTGTTCACCCACGTGGTCCTGGCAGTGTCTGTGGCTGCTCTGGTACTGACGGCGGCTGTCCTGCTGAGCATGCGCAGCCTCAAGTCCAATGTGCGCGGGATCCACGCCAACGTGGCAGCTGCCCTGGGAGTGGCAGAGCTCCTCTTCTTGCTGGGAATCCACAGGACCCACAACCAG ctgctgtgCACTGCAGTCGCCATCCTCCTGCACTACTTCTTCCTCAGCACCTTTGCCTGGCTCCTGGTGCAGGGCCTACACCTCTACCGAATGCAGGTCGAGCCTCGGAATGTGGATCGTGGTGCCATGCGCTTCTACCACGCCCTGGGCTGGGGCGGCCCTGCTGTGCTGCTGG GCCTTGCTGTTGGGCTGGACCCGGAGGGCTATGGGAACCCTGACTTCTGCTGGATCTCCATCCATGAACCTCTCATCTGGAGTTTCGCTGGCCCTATCATCCTTGTCATTGTG ATGAATGGGACCATGTTTCTCCTCGCTGCCCGCACATCCTGCTCCACAGGGCAGAGGGAGGCCAAGAAGACCTCTGTGCT CAGGACCCTGCGTGGCTCCTTTCTGCTCCTCCTGCTGGTCAGTGCCTCCTGGCTCTTTGGTCTCCTGGCTGTCAACCACAGCGTGCTGGCCTTTCACTACCTCCATGCGGGACTCTGTGGCCTCCAG GGCCTGGCCATACTGCTGCTCTTCTGTGTCCTGAATGCCGATGCTCGGGCTGCTTGGACACCAGCCTGTCTAGGCAAGAAGGCAGCTCCTGAGGAGACAAGGCCAGCACCCGGGACG GGGTCTGGCGCCTACAACAACACGGCCCTCTTTGAGGAGAGTGGCCTTATCCGCATCACTCTTGGTGCGTCCACTGTCTCCTCAGTGAGCAGTGCCCGCTCCGGCAGGGCCCAGGACCAGGACAGCCAGCGGGGCCACAGCTACCTCAG GGACAACGTTCTGGTTCGACACGGCTCAGCTGCTGACCACACCGAGCACAGCCTCCAGGCTCATGCTGGCCCCACTGACCTGGATGTGGCTATGTTCCATCGAGATGCTG GTGCAGACTCTGACTCTGACAGTGATCTGTctttggaggaggagaggagtctATCCATCCCATCTTCAGAAAGTGAGGACAATGGCCGGACGAGAGGACGTTTCCAACGTCCACTCCGCAGGGCAGCCCAGAGTGAGAGGCTCCTCGCCCACCCCAAAG ATATGGACGGCAATGACCTCCTGACCTACTGGCCAGCCCTGGGAGAGTGCGAGGCGGCCCCGTGTGCTCTGCAGGCGTGGGGCTCTGAAAGGCGCCTGGGAGTACACACCGACAAAGACGCAGCCAACAACAACCAGCCAGATCTGGCCCTGACCAGTGGGGATGAGACCTCAATGGGCCGGGCCCAGCGGCAGAGGAAAG GCATCCTGAAGAACAGGCTGCAGTACCCACTGGTGTCCCAGACTCGAGGCACTCCTGAGCTATCCTGGTGCCGTGCAGCTACCTTGGGCCACCGTGCTGTTCCGGCTGCCTCCTATGGTCGCATCTATGCAGGTGGGGGCACAGGTAGCCTTTCGCAGCCAGCCAGCCGCTACTCTTCTCGAGAACAGCTGGACTTGCTCCTGAGGCGACAGCTGAGCCGGGAGAGACTAGAGGAAGTTCCGGTTCCTGCCCCCGTTTTGCATCCCCTGAGCCGGCCAGGCTCCCAGGAACACCTGGATGCTACACCAGTCCGCCTGGAGCCCAGAGATCGGGGCAGCACCCTACCACGGAGGCAGCCACCCCGGGACTACCCTGGCACTATGGCTGGACGCTTTGGGTCACGGGATGCATTGGACTTAGGGGCACCCCGAGAATGGTTGAGCACACTGCCCCCACCCCGCCGCAACCGGGACCTTGACCCACATCACCCACCTTTGGCCCCATCTCCACAGCGGCAACTCTCAAGGGACCCCCTCTTACCATCTCGGCCCCTGGACTCTCTATCTAGGATCTCGAACTCTCGGGAGCGGCTGGACCAGGTGCCTAGTCGGCATCCCTCACGAGAGGCCCTTGGACCAGCCCCACAGCTTCTCAGAGCCAGGGAGGACCCGGCCAGTGGCCCGAACCATGGCCCCTCCACAGAGCAACTGGACATTCTCTCCTCTATCCTTGCCTCTTTCAACTCCTCAGCCCTGTCTTCTGTGCAGTCCTCAAGCACGCCCTCGGGCCCTCACACCACTGCCACGCCTTCGGCCACAGCCTCTGCACTTGGGCCTTCCACACCTCGCTCAGccacatcccacagcatctcggAGTTGTCCCCGGATTCAGA AGTTCCCAGAAGTGAAGGTCACTCCTGA